In Tachysurus fulvidraco isolate hzauxx_2018 chromosome 3, HZAU_PFXX_2.0, whole genome shotgun sequence, a single window of DNA contains:
- the bcl3 gene encoding B-cell lymphoma 3 protein, with amino-acid sequence MTMTMSGVHTETSAPLDLRTTTRDITDRTTRQTETQDVVDRSAKIEEVECSSKGSPSLSPAIKLGSKECKDNHDQAIALSKVKSERLTDIDGKSPEISTSKLPIRKRPVRPDHTPVDRTESTVGERPAKILKTDSSPSLVKVPKCSSVRNGLSAETKQCFPSPLPGGAQNDIQLAPTPQTYYAYPSPLFTSIFSPLHPPEDTDRLQHEVDFATHQDEDGDTALHIAVAQEKEAVVLWLIRILCQARRDLDLYNNLRQTPLHLSVITHQPSVVQALLQGGADPGALDRNGQTALHLCCEHQEDACLRILLSHLSILPYCPSACLDSRNFEGLTPLHLAVQDGNRKMAKMLLDSGADINAVDIKSGRSPLIHAVEKSCMEMISFLVENGCNVNSQSYSGNTALHIACGRGEVEAVRVLLKNGADSSLKNYHNDTAIMVAKNKKVSDVLRGKPTRGHNLKTQNSFNGTPSPNNLSLSPLAAPNPHRSASLSPTVPHTYSPHSQSGESRSGNLSPVENHEAEDLQMTSSPFHNMVAVNNTDYVVSIRPFPIFQTPHYDTLMSSDPHLYLMSGHSPYYPNVQRLYTSDTQYIFIPARNGPSVSHCSPSQPTGTQSRPSSHNSDQSDISNLSASTGEKT; translated from the exons GTTCACACTGAAACATCAGCTCCGCTAGACCTAAGGACCACAACCAGAGACATCACAGATCGGACTACAAGACAAACCGAAACGCAAGATGTAGTAGATCGGTCAGCAAAGATCGAGGAGGTGGAGTGCAGTTCCAAAGGATCTCCTTCCCTTTCCCCTGCGATAAAACTGGGCAGCAAAGAATGCAAGGATAATCATGATCAAGCTATTGCACTATCCAAGGTGAAGAGTGAAAGGTTGACTGACATTGATGGCAAGTCTCCGGAGATCTCTACCTCAAAACTTCCGATAAGAAAACGTCCTGTCCGTCCGGACCACACACCTGTGGACAGAACAGAAAGCACTGTTGGAGAGCGACCGGCAAAGATTTTAAAGACAGACTCAAGTCCTAGTCTTGTCAAAGTGCCCAAGTGCAGTAGCGTCCGCAATGGACTGAGCGCGGAGACGAAGCAGTGTTTTCCGAGTCCGCTTCCCGGAGGCGCACAGAATGACATACAGCTTGCGCCCACACCTCAGACAT ACTATGCGTATCCATCTCCCCTGTTTACAAGTATATTTTCTCCGCTTCACCCACCTGAGGATACTGATCGCCTGCAGCATGAGGTAGACTTTGCAACACACCAGGATGAAGATGGGGACAC GGCTCTACACATTGCTGTGGCACAGGAGAAAGAGGCAGTAGTTCTCTGGCTCATCCGCATTTTGTGTCAGGCACGCAGAGACCTGGATTTATATAATAACCTAAGACAG ACTCCTCTCCACTTGTCAGTCATTACACATCAGCCTAGTGTAGTGCAAGCTCTTCTTCAGGGTGGAGCAGACCCTGGAGCACTGGACCGTAATGGACAGACGGCATTGCATCTCTGCTGTGAGCACCAAGAGGATGCCTGTCTCCGTATATTACTTTCCCACCTGTCCATATTACCATACTGCCCTTCTGCCTGTCTGGACAGCAGGAACTTTGAAG gCCTAACACCCCTCCACCTAGCTGTTCAGGATGGAAATAGGAAAATGGCAAAAATGTTACTGGACAGTGGAGCTGACATTAATGCTGTA GATATCAAGAGTGGCCGCAGCCCACTGATACATGCAGTGGAGAAGAGCTGCATGGAGATGATCAGCTTCCTTGTTGAG AATGGCTGTAATGTGAACTCACAGTCATACAGTGGAAACACAGCTCTTCACATTGCCTGTGGCCGTGGAGAGGTGGAGGCTGTCAGAGTCCTACTAAAAAATGGAGCAGACAGCAGTCTAAAGAATTACCACAATGACACTGCTATTATGGTGGCCAAGAACAAGAAG GTATCTGATGTTTTACGTGGAAAACCTACACGAGGTCACAATCTAAAAACTCAGAACAGCTTCAATG GTACCCCATCCCCAAACAACTTAAGTCTTTCTCCACTGGCTGCTCCCAACCCTCATCGCAGTGCATCTCTGTCTCCAACAGttccacacacatactcaccaCACAGTCAATCTGGTGAAAGCAGGTCTGGAAACCTGTCACCAGTGGAAAATCACGAAGCAGAAGATCTACAAATGACCTCCAGTCCATTTCATAATATGGTAGCAGTTAACAATACGGACTATGTGGTGTCGATTCGTCCCTTTCCAATTTTTCAAACACCCCATTATGATACACTCATGTCCTCTGATCCTCACCTATATTTAATGTCAGGTCACTCTCCTTACTATCCAAATGTACAAAGACTCTATACCTCAGACACACAGTACATCTTCATTCCAGCCAGGAATGGGCCATCTGTTTCTCATTGCTCACCATCCCAGCCCACTGGCACTCAGTCACGGCCCTCCAGCCATAACAGTGATCAATCTGACATATCAAACTTGAGTGCAAGCACTGGTGAAAAGACATAA